Within the Fusarium keratoplasticum isolate Fu6.1 chromosome 1, whole genome shotgun sequence genome, the region ATAGACTATCTTGAGAGAGCGGTTCCAGATGCTTTCCATTAACGAACGATTCTTGCAGCGAACCTCGGCATCTATCATGTCAAAGGTCGGCAAGGTACCCAGTTCGGTAGCTTCAGGGAACCCTGGGGGCTTGCTAGCGGGCCTGTGCGTCATGACCAAGCCTTCTTGGGCCCCTGAAAGAGACGAGAAAAAGAGGGGACGCTGCCTTTGGCGTTCGGAGCTTGCGCCCATGGTTTGCGAAGCTTCCGcatgagctccttgtcaGCTCCTCATgtaactttttttttctttatctTGACATCCATACCACCTCCTCTAACCTGTAACTCACTTCTTTTTGTCTTGCTTACTCCTCTGAGATTCCCTTTTGGTGCCGTCTCCCTCTTGAGAACTGTCCTTTCCATGTGTCACCTGTAATCTCATCAGATACAAAGAACCAACAGCTAGCTCATCAGAACACCACAGCTCATCATGGCGCCTCCATCCGACTTCGCCGACTATCCCAAGCCCGTCGAGGGCCCTGACGTGAAATACCACCGCAGAGTCGATAACAATCCCGTATTTCGAGGCCTACCCCTCGCAATTGGCGCTGGCATGTGAGATTCCAACCATTCCATCAATCTCACTCTTTCAAACCCACTGATCCTCTACCCAGCATCTCGAGAGTCGGATTCCTCCAGCAGCACTTTTGGGACAATGCTAGATTCGGCACCATCAAGGACATTCCTGATCTCGATGAGATGCCTTTTAGGTTTCATGTATATCTTGCTCTTCTATGCCTCGTAGACAGGACCTCGAGACTGACTCCCTCCCTCAGCCAACCGTCACTCCCTTGGGAGATACCAAGCCCATGCTCGAGTTTGAACCAGACcttctcaaggccaagtacACCGACTCACCGGCTCGCTACTACACCGTCGCCGAGTATCACGAATTGTTCAAGTCCGGCCAGGTGACGCCCCTCCAAGTTGCCGAGGCCCTTCTGCCCCTCATCACCAAGCCATCCGGCAAGTATTCCGACGCCTGGGTCGAGTCTCCCGGCAAGGACCATCTCGTTCTTGAAGCCGCCAAGGCGTCGACGGAACGGTATGCTGCCGGCAAGCCGCTGAGCATCCTCGACGGCGTGCCTATTGGTGTCAAGGATGACACTGCTGTCAAGGGATAttccaacaacaacggcatGAAGCATCACCCAGGTCTTCCCTATTTtaaggagaaggaagaatCTCTCTGGCCTGTCAAGATGCTTCAAGAGGCTGGTGCCGTGGTCATTGGCAAGAATTGTATGCATGAGCTTGGCTCAGGTGAGTTTCTCCCACTCTTTGTTTCTGCGTTCCATGATAGCTAACGGCCTGGCAGATACCAACGGATGCAATGTAAGCTTTTTACATCTTACATCAGATATCAAAGCTGACATGCTTAGGTCGCCCAAGGAACTCCAATCAACTGGCACAACAAGTCCTACTACCCCGGTGGTTCTTCTTCCGGCGCtgcctcttccatctccctcgGCATCGTCCCAATTGCCGTTGGCACCGACGCTGGAGGCAGCATCCGTGTCCCAGCGGCCTTTAACGGAGTCTACGGCCTCAAGCCTTCGCATCAGCGCACAGTCTACATGAACAACACCATGTGTGTCACTGGCCCCCTCGCCGCCACTGTCTCGGATCTCACCATCGCCTACCGCGTCATGTCCCAGCCCAACCCAGACTGCGCCACTCAGAGCCGCTTCGGCCTATCCATCCCGCCAGCTCCGGGATCTAACAAAGTCATGGGCATCTGCCGCGACTGGTGGGGTCAGGCAGACCAGCGTGTCAAGGATGTGTGCGAGCGAGCTGTCGATTACTTTGCCAACAAGTGCGGCTACGAGATCGTCGACATTTCCATCCCCTATCTCCCCGAGGCCCAGCTCGCGCACAGCGCCATCTGCATTGCAGAGATGGCCGCTGACGCCCGCCGCCGCGCTGTCAACCCGGCTGATTGGCTCACCCTAGTCGGCCCCGTTAACAAGGTCCTCATGTCCATCGGAGCCAAGACACCTGCGGGCGacctgctcaagctcaacgcTCTCCGTGAGCTCATCATGAGACACCTGGCAttcctcttccagaagcacCCAGGCCTGCTCATCATGACTCCCGTGTCGCCCATGAACGGGTGGCCAATCACGCCCGGCGATGAAAAGTATGGCATGATTGATGGTGACAAGACCATCCACAGTATGAGCTACATCTTCCTGGCCAACATGACGGGCACGCCTTCTCTGTCAGCACCGGTGGGATACCTTGATCCTGATCAAGGCGAGGGTAAGTTGCCGGTTGGTTTGCTGGCGACAGGAGAATGGGGCAGCGAGGAACAgttgctggcctgggccgcAGAAGCCGAAGATTATCTGCACCATGCAACTGAGACGAGTCGCCGTCGCCCAAACGAGTGGGTAGATGTCATGAACCTGAACAAGGCAGATGCTTAGAGCGCATCTGATCGTGTCAGGATTTCACGTGTGATTAGCGGTGCAAGCGATAATGTTCAATATTTCATCTCATTTCGTTTCATTTCCATGCAGATATTTGCGTTGTGTCGTCATCTCGTAAATTGTGTCAGATCTGGACTCTTACGCAGTGTCTCTGCCTGTCTGAAGTGACCGCTTATTTGTTCATAAACTTGGAGGCCATTCCCAGGAGGCCGCCCTGCTGCTCGCCCTGGTTCTTGAGGTACATCTTCAGAGCGACCTCACCGGCCTGCTGGACGACGCTCTCCTTGCTGGCGTCGGATgagaccttgcccttggcggccttgtcATCGAATAGCTGGGGTTCAAGGGTCAGCAACTGAGGTTCATCAGGGTCAATAGTAACCAACCTTGCTGgcctc harbors:
- a CDS encoding Amidase, whose translation is MAPPSDFADYPKPVEGPDVKYHRRVDNNPVFRGLPLAIGAGIISRVGFLQQHFWDNARFGTIKDIPDLDEMPFRFHPTVTPLGDTKPMLEFEPDLLKAKYTDSPARYYTVAEYHELFKSGQVTPLQVAEALLPLITKPSGKYSDAWVESPGKDHLVLEAAKASTERYAAGKPLSILDGVPIGVKDDTAVKGYSNNNGMKHHPGLPYFKEKEESLWPVKMLQEAGAVVIGKNCMHELGSDTNGCNVAQGTPINWHNKSYYPGGSSSGAASSISLGIVPIAVGTDAGGSIRVPAAFNGVYGLKPSHQRTVYMNNTMCVTGPLAATVSDLTIAYRVMSQPNPDCATQSRFGLSIPPAPGSNKVMGICRDWWGQADQRVKDVCERAVDYFANKCGYEIVDISIPYLPEAQLAHSAICIAEMAADARRRAVNPADWLTLVGPVNKVLMSIGAKTPAGDLLKLNALRELIMRHLAFLFQKHPGLLIMTPVSPMNGWPITPGDEKYGMIDGDKTIHSMSYIFLANMTGTPSLSAPVGYLDPDQGEGKLPVGLLATGEWGSEEQLLAWAAEAEDYLHHATETSRRRPNEWVDVMNLNKADA